Proteins from a single region of Gambusia affinis linkage group LG12, SWU_Gaff_1.0, whole genome shotgun sequence:
- the LOC122841187 gene encoding probable G-protein coupled receptor 148: MTSSCPLISNLTMVWIESMEHWQLHLFCIPTAVVSFATFIANPVLLVCIFLSRALRRETRYLLVANTLVADMLFLILHLVTLIVNAVKAEMPWFVCELFTALLVTAYSCAIITVTLMVVDTFAAVRWPLRYHNLLSPAQTNTIIGVVWLLCAIYPFTLMMIMKEKICNDNVTVCLALISLGYFKVKNIGGIDMYFLVAALICTFVIFYCYIRLYMVTRTQGIWHSRFSRARVTVLVHGVLLLLYFAPGFVFALELYIFQKKNVSQDLRVWINTVNANFLMLLPRAFAPYLYGLRYREISESLTLLLHCHRRNRENTLP, from the coding sequence ATGACATCATCTTGTCCGCTCATTTCTAACCTCACAATGGTCTGGATTGAAAGCATGGAGCACTGGCAACTTCACCTGTTTTGCATCCCCACTGCCGTTGTCTCTTTCGCCACATTTATCGCCAACCCTGTTCTGCTGGTGTGCATTTTTCTGTCCCGTGCTTTGCGTCGGGAGACCCGCTACCTGCTGGTGGCCAACACTTTGGTCGCGGACAtgctcttcctcatcctccacTTGGTCACATTGATTGTTAATGCTGTGAAAGCAGAGATGCCCTGGTTTGTTTGTGAGCTATTCACAGCTCTCCTTGTCACGGCCTACAGCTGTGCCATCATCACTGTGACACTCATGGTGGTCGACACCTTTGCCGCCGTCCGCTGGCCTCTCCGTTACCATAACCTTCTCTCACCTGCCCAGACCAACACCATAATAGGGGTGGTTTGGTTGCTGTGCGCCATTTATCCTTTCACCTTAATGATGATAATGAAGGAAAAGATTTGTAACGACAATGTGACCGTGTGTCTGGCTCTCATCTCCCTCGGATACTTTAAGGTCAAGAACATAGGGGGGATCGACATGTACTTTCTTGTGGCGGCACTGATCTGcacttttgtaattttttactGCTACATCCGGCTTTACATGGTGACAAGGACGCAGGGAATTTGGCACAGCCGCTTCTCTAGGGCTCGGGTCACAGTGCTGGTCCATggggttctgctgctgctctacTTTGCCCCTGGCTTTGTATTTGCCCTAGAGCTCTACATCTTTCAGAAGAAAAACGTAAGTCAGGATCTTCGCGTGTGGATCAACACGGTCAATGCTAATTTCCTCATGCTGCTTCCTAGAGCATTTGCTCCTTATCTGTATGGGCTGAGGTACCGAGAGATTTCTGAAAGTCTCACACTTCTGCTACACTGTCacagaagaaacagagaaaacacgTTACCATAA